CGCGCGACGCGCAGACCGTCAATCAATACGTCGACTTTCCCGCATTGCGCGACAGCCTGAAACAACAGGTGACCGGCCTGTTGACGCGCCGCCTGGACCAGCACGGCAGCGGCAATCCGTTTGCCGCCATCGGCGCGATGATCGGCGTTGCGCTGATCGGTCCGCTCGTGGATGCGTATGCGACGCCGGACGGCGTCGCCGCGTTGCTCAACGGCATGCCGCCACGCGGCAATCCTGGCGAGCGGCCGCCCGCGCCTGCCGTGCCGCCCGCATCGGATGCGGCGCCGGGCGCAACCGCGCCCGCCCCGGCAACGCCATCAACACCGTCAACGCAACCATCCGGCACACCGGCAACCCCCACGCCGCCGCAACCGCCCCAGACCACGGCGGGCTATCGCGGCCTCAACGAGTTCGTCGTCACGTACCAGCATGGCGCGGGCGACGCGCGTTATTCGGCGATCTTCGCGCGCGAAGGCCTGTTCACGTGGAAGCTGGCCGCGGTGGACCTGAACGAGTAATGGCCGCTCGCGGGCCGGCCGGATCAGGCCGCCGCCTGCTCCTGCTCCGCCGACGACGAACACGCCACCAGAATGCTGCACGAAATCCGGTCGAGCAGCGGCGTGTTGCCGGCGCCCATCCACCATCGCGACAAGCCGGTGCGGCAGCGATGGCCGACCACCACGAGGTCGACGTGCAACTCGTTGGCCAGGTTCGCGATCTCGTCGATCGGATGGCCGAACGCAAAGTGCCCCTGCGCGCTCACGCCGCGCTCGGTGAGCCAGTCCACGCCTTCCTGCAAGATATCGCGAGCGGATTTCTCGAAGCTCCCGCACGCCACATCGGTCAGCAGGCCCGCGCTTTGCGCGATGCTAGAACGCATATCCACCACGGACAGCAAATGCGTTTCGGCTTTCAGATCCAACGCCAGATCGGCGCCGCAACGCAATGCCTTGCGGCCTTCGCGCGAGCCGTCGTAGCACAGCAGGATTTTCTGGTAGCTCGCCATGATTTTCTCCCTCCGCGCGGAGCGCACGGTCTGAATCAATCATGGTGCGCCGCAATTCAGCTTGCAAGGGATGGAAAACGCTAACCGTGCGACGCGCACCCGCCCATCGCGCCCTAAACCGGTGCGTAGGGGGATTGGCGGTGATAGGTAGCAAAGCGAACCGGCCGTGCAACCCCATGCCGCACTGCACGAAAGCCCTGCTGCACATCGGGACGACGCCCTTTGCCAGCCTGGCGATGCCCTAGAATAGGCGGCCTTCGCGGCGACGCGCGGCGAGCGTGCCAACCGGCCACTCGTGGCATGCGTTGCGCTCGTGCCACGCGAGCCGTCCATGCCAATCGCGCGAGCCGGAACGCTGGACCGCCGGACCGCCGGATCGCCTCACGCCGGCGGCATCCGTCACACGCAAGCCGCACCTCTTACCGGAGCTTTCCTCGATCCATGTCCGACGCTGCCATCGAGTTTCATCAGGTTGAAAAACGCTACGGCGAGAAGACGGTCGTCGACGGTCTGTCGTTTCATGTCGATGCCGGCGAATGCTTCGGCCTGCTCGGCCCGAACGGCGCGGGCAAGACCACCACGTTGCGCATGCTGCTCGGCATCGCGGCGCCGGACGCCGGTGCCATCCGTCTGTGCGGCGAACCGATTCCGGGCCGCGCGCGCGTCGCCCGGGCGCGCGTGGGCGTGGTGCCGCAGTTCGACAACCTCGATCCCGATTTCACGGTGCGCGAGAACCTGCTGGTGTTCGGCCGCTACTTCGGATTGAGCGCCGCGCAATGCCGCGCGATGGTGCCGTCGCTGCTCGAATTCGCGCGCCTCGAAAGCAAGGCGGATGCGCGCGTGAGCGAACTGTCGGGCGGCATGAAGCGGCGTCTGACGCTGGCGCGCGCGCTCGTCAACGATCCCGACGTGCTGATCATGGACGAACCGACCACCGGTCTCGATCCGCAGGCCCGGCATCTGATCTGGGAGCGGCTGCGCTCGCTGCTCGCGCGCGGCAAGACGATTCTGCTGACCACGCATTTCATGGAGGAAGCCGAACGGCTGTGCGACCGCCTGTGCGTGATCGAGGAAGGCCGCAAGATCGCCGAGGGCGCGCCGGATGCGCTGATCGCGTCGGAGATCGGCTGCGACGTGATCGAGATTTTCGGCCCCGATCCGGTGGCGTTGCGCGACGAGCTTGCGCCGCTCGTCGAACGTACCGAGATCAGCGGCGAGACGCTGTTCTGCTATGTGAACGACGCGCAGCCCGTGCACGCGCGTCTGAAGCAGCGCGCCGACCTGCGCTATCTGCATCGCCCGGCGAATCTGGAGGACGTGTTCCTGCGGCTCACGGGCCGCGAGATGCAGGACTGAGCCCGGACCGACGCGCCGGCACCTTCGAGAAACGCCCTTCAGGCCGATTCGGCCCACGCCGCACGAACGAGACACGCCATGGACATGGACGCACGCAGCTACGACACCCCGGGCCACGCCCCCAGCGACAAACCGTCGGCCCAGCAGCCGTTCGGCGCCTTCCCCGCCAACGCGGTCAACTGGATCGCGGTGTGGCGGCGCAATTATCTGGTGTGGAAGAAACTCGCGATCGCCTCGATGTTCGGCAACCTGGCCGATCCGATGATCTATCTGTTCGGTCTCGGTTTCGGCCTCGGGCTGATGGTCGGCCATGTGGACGGCGTGTCGTACATCGCCTTCCTCGCGGCCGGCACGGTGGCGTCGAGCGTGATGATGTCGGCGAGTTTCGAGTCGATGTATTCGGGCTTCTCGCGCATGCACGTGCAGCGCACGTGGGAAGCGATCATGCATACGCCGCTCACGCTCGGCGATATCGTGCTGGGCGAAATCATCTGGGCGGGCAGCAAGTCGATGCTGTCGGGCGCGGCGATCATGCTGGTGGCCGGCGCGCTCGGCTACGCCAGTTTTCCGTCGATGCTGCTAGCGTTGCCGGTCATCGTGCTCACCGGTCTCGCGTTCGCGAGCATCGCGATGATCGTGACGGCGCTCGCGCCCTCGTACGACTTCTTCATGTTCTATCAGACGCTGGTGCTCACGCCGATGCTGCTGCTCTCCGGCGTGTTCTTTCCGGCTTCGCAGTTGCCGGCCGCGGCGCGCGCGGTGACCGGCGCGTTGCCGCTCGCGCATGCGGTCGATCTGATCCGGCCGGCCATGCTCGACCGTCCGGTCGAGCACGCGGCCTGGCATCTGGCCGTGCTGGCCGCGTATGCGGTGGGAGGATTCGTGATTGCGGCGGTGCTGTTCCGCCGCAGGATGATGAAATAACGTCGAGCGCGTGAGCTTCGCTCAGCGCCCGTACGGCATTCGTACAACGCTCGTTCAGTCTTCGTCGTCGGTCCAGGGAATGTCGACGTCGGAGATGAAGGCGACCGTCGCGAACGGGCCGCCGTCCTGACGGCCGATCTTGCCATCCGCGCGCTGCCATTCGACGCGGAACATCGTCGCCGGATCGTCGGCGATCAGACGCACCGTGCGAACTTCATCCGGATCGGCTTCCTCGACGGGACCGTCGAGCGACACCTGCAATTCCTGCGGCCACAGACCGTCGGCGGGATCGTAGATCTTGTCGCCGTCGGGAATCAGCGTGAAAGCCTCCACGCCGATCGTCGCCGAGGCTTCGACGATCATCTTGCCGAGTGCGCGCAACAGCGCCGTGGCGCGCGCCGAATTGGCCTGGCGGATCGCCAGATCCCCGCGCGTCAGCGCCTGTTCGAGTTTTGGGTTGGTTTTTTGCTGCGCCATTCGATGTCCTGAGTCGTATCGTTATGTGATGGACAGCGCGCGATGGGGTTCGCGCGCCGCTCTCGCTCCGTTTTTTTCGGGCTGAATCCTACCACTGCGCTTGCTGGCATGACGCCTGGGCGGCCGTCTCTCCGAACCCGGCCGCGCTCCGGTCGTGCGCCGCAACATCGCACGCCGCGCGGCGCGGCGCGATCCGCTGCGACCCCGGTGCACCCCGGTGCGCCCCATCAGCCCGCCCCGTCCAAGACAGTGTAGGTCGTGATTCGTTTTCCGACACGGAGATTTGCCGGTCAGGCCGCGGGGCGCCGCCGCCGATGCCCCGCCGCTTTCGGCGCGCCATCGCCGCCCGGCTTCGGCCGCGCGATCTCCGCGATCAGATGATCGCGAAACGCGCGTACCGCCGACGGCAGTTCGCGCCCCGCCATCGTCTGCACCTGGATGCTGCGCTGACGCATCTGCGGATGGGTGAGCGGCATCATGACGAAGCCGTCGCCGGCATAGCGGTCGCGCACCGACAGCAAACCCGTGAACATGACCGCGCCGGACTTCTGCGCATAGCGATACATCGCGCCGCTGTTGTTGCAGGTCAGATCGGGGTCGAGCAGGATGCCCTCCAGCGCGCAGGTGATGTCGATCAACTGACGTATCGTCGTGCCCGGCGCGGGCAGCACCAGCGGATACGCGCGCAGATCGGCGAGCGACACCCTGGCGCGCGTGGCGAGCGGATGCCCGGCGCGCAGCAGCGCATACACCGGCGCGCGTTCGGTGTGCTCGACCTTGACGCCCTTCTCCGGCGCGAGACTGAAGGTCAGCGCGAGGTCGGCATCGCCGTCGCGCACGCAACGGGTCGCGGCGCCCGGCGACATCACCGAGAGCGTGAAGTCGATGCCCGGGTATTGATCGCGGAAGCTCGCCATCGCGGTGGGCAGGAAGTCCGCGGCGAAGCCCTCCGAACTGGCGAGCTTGATCATGCTGCCGTGCAGACTTTCGAGGCCGCCGATTTCCTTCATCACATGCGCGGCTTCGAGCAGGCTGCGCTGCGCGTACGCGAGCAGCCGCTCGCCCGCTTCGGACAGCGCCATGCCGCGCGGACGCCGCTCGAACAGCGCGACGCCCAGTTCGCTCTCGAGCCGCGCGATCTGCCGGCTGATGGCCGAGACAGCCACATGCAGCCGCGCGGATGCGTCGCTGATCGAGCCGGTGCGCGCGACTTCGACGAAGTAACGCAGCGCGATGCCGTGCAGGGAAAGGGTCATGGATTCACTCCCGGAAGTCGGTTCGAGGCTGGCCTGAGCTTTGCCTTTCCGGCAACGCAAGCTTCGAAATACGATCATTGTGACAAAAAAAACGGCTACCTAGAATCGGTCACGAGCTGCGGAACAGCGCTTTCGCACTGCACGTTGCACTGAAGAACAGGGAGACATTCATGAGCCGTACCGAGGCTATCGACCACGCGACACGCCACTTCGAATCCGGCGCGTTCCTCGACAACCTGAACCGCCGCGTCGGCTTTCGCACCGAGAGCCAGGAGAGCGACCGCGCGGCGACGCTGCTCGCGTATCTGACCGACGAGATCACGCCGGAAGCCGAAGCGCTCGGCTTCACGACCCGCATCGTCGCGAATCCGGTGGACGGCCTCGGGCCGTTCCTGCTCGCCGAGCGCCACGAAGCCGCGCATCTGCCGACGGTGCTGATCTACGGTCACGGCGACGTGGTGCGCGGCTACGACAGCCAGTGGCGCGCGCCGCTCACGCCGTGGGCCGTGACGGTCGAAGGCGAACGCTGGTTCGGCCGCGGCACCGCCGACAACAAGGGCCAGCACAGCATCAATCTCGCCGCGCTGGCGAGCGTGCAGGCCGCGCGCGGCGGCAATCTCGGCTTCAACGCGAAGCTGCTGATCGAGATGGGCGAGGAAACCGGCTCGCCGGGGCTCGATGCGATCTGCCGCGCACACGCGCACGAACTCGCCGCCGACGTGTTGATCGCGTCCGACGGTCCGCGCCTCGCGGCGCGCCGTCCGACCGTGTTCCTCGGCTCGCGCGGCTCGGTGAACTTCAAACTGTCGCTGAATCTGCGCGACAGCGCGCATCACTCGGGTAACTGGGGCGGCCTGCTGCGCAATCCGGCGACCGTGCTGGCCAACGCCCTGGCGAGCCTCGTCGATGCGCGCGGCGTGATCACCGTCGACGGCTTGCGGCCGCCGCCGATTCCAGAGGCCGTGCGGCGCGCGCTGGCCGACATCGCGGTCGGCGGCGGTCCGGGCGACCCCACCGTCGACGTTCACTGGGGCGAGCCGGGTCTGAGCGCGCCCGAACGCGTGTTCGGCTGGAACAGCTTCGAAGTGCTCGCCTTCAAGGCCGGCAATCCGGAGAACCCGGTCAATGCGATTCCGGCCACGGCGTTCGCGCATTGCCAGTTGCGCTTCGTGGTCGGCACCGATTGGGAAAACCTCGAACGTTATCTGCGCACGCATCTGGATACGCACGGTTTCGAGCAGGTGCGGATCGACGTCGAACGCGGCGCGCCGGCCACGCGTCTGGACCCCGACGACCCGTGGGTGACGTGGGCCGTCGCGTCGCTCGAACAGACCACCGGCAAGAAGACTGCGGTGCTGCCGAACCTGGGCGGCACGCTGCCCAACGAAGTGTTCGCCGACACGCTCGGCCTGCCGACCATCTGGGTGCCGCATTCGTATCCGGCCTGCTCGCAGCACGCACCGAACGAGCATCTGCTCGGGCCGGTGGTGCGCGAAGGCCTGCAGATCATGGCGGGTTTGTTCTGGGATCTGGGTGAGAACTCGCCGCCTTTCCACCTTCGTCACGAGACCCCATCACGATGATCACGTCCACCCTGCAAGCCAGCACCGCGCGCCCGTCGGCCGCGAAAGCCCATCGCATCATTCTCGCGGCGTCGATCGGCAACGCGCTCGAATGGTTCGATCTCGTCGTGTATGGATTTTTCGCGGTGACGATCGCGAAGCTGTTTTTCCCGGCGCGCACCGAGGCCATTTCGCTGATGCTCACGCTCGGCACCTTCGGCATCTCGTATCTGATCCGTCCGCTCGGCGGACTCGTGCTCGGCTCGCTCGCGGATCGCGCGGGCCGCAAGGCGTCGCTGCTGCTGTCGATCGCGCTGATGATGCTCGGCACGCTGACCATCGCGCTGATGCCGTCGTATGCGGTGATCGGTCTATGGGCGCCTGCGGGCATCATGCTGTCGCGTCTGGTGCAGGGTTTTTCGGCGGGCGGGGAATTCGGCGCATCGACCGCGTTTCTGGTCGAACATGCGCCCGAGCGGCGCGGCTTCATGGGGAGCTGGCAGTTCGCGAGCCAGGGACTGGCCACGCTGCTCGCGTCCGGTTTCGGCGCGCTGCTGACGAGTCAGTTGAGCAACGCGCAACTCGAGTCATGGGGCTGGCGTGTGCCGTTCCTGTTCGGTCTCGCGATCGGACCGGTGGGCTTCTATATTCGCCGCTACGTGGACGAAGGTGCCGAGTTCGCCGCCGAGCCGAAAGCCCGCACGCCGCTGCGCGATCTGTTCGGCACGCAGAAGGCGCGCATGCTGATCGCGGTCGGTTCGCTGATCGTGTCGACCGCGGCCAACTACATGATCCTGTACATGCCGACGTATGCGATCAAGCAGTTGCATCTGCCCGCGTCGACGGGTTTCGCCGCGACGCTCGCGACCGGCGTGGTGCTGACCGTGCTGACGCCGTTCGCCGGGCACCTGTCCGACTCGCTGGGACGCGTGCGCATCATGGCGGTGGCGGCGGTGCTGATGCTCGTGAGCGTGTATCCGGCGTTCGCGTATATGAACGCGCATCCGTCGTTCACGACGATGCTGCTCGCGTTGATCTGGATCGGCGTGTTGAAGGCGACCTACTTCGGCGCACTGCCCGCGTTGATGTCGGAGATCTTTCCGACGCAAACGCGCGCGACGGGTCTATCGGTGAGCTATAACATCGGCGTCACGGTGTTCGGCGGCTTCGCGCCGTTCGTGATCACGTGGATGATCGAGGCGAGCGGCAACAAGCTCGCCCCCGGCATCTATCTGATGGTCTGCGCGGTGGCGAGTCTCGCGGCACTGTATGCGGTGCGCACGAAGCTGAGGATTCGCTGATCTCGCGCCTGGTTTTGCGGCCTGACTTTTAAGCTTGATTCAGCGCTTGATTGCTCGTGCGATCAAGCGCTTCGTCCCGGATCAATAGCCACGCCCCCCCACCTGCCTTCATGCCGGCGCATGCGCTGCGCACATTGGCACCGGCACATACCGCATCAAGGCGCCGGGTTCGGCTGCAACTCGTGCAGCGCGTCGATTTCCGCCAGCACCTCCGGCGAGAGCTTGACGTCCGCGCTGCCGATGTTTTCCTTCAGTTGATCGAGCGAGGTCGCGCCGATCAGATTGCTGGTCACGAACGGCCGGCTGTTCACGAAGGCCAGCGCGAGTTGCGCGGGCGACAGACCATGACGCTTCGCCAGTTCGACGTAACGCGTGGTGGCCTGCACGGCCTGCGGTCTGCTGTAGCGCTGGAAACGCTCGAATAGCGTGATACGCGCGCCGGCCGGACGCGCGCCGCCCTCGTACTTGCCCGACAGCCAGCCGAACGCGAGCGGCGAATACGCGAGCAGACCGATGTTGTCGCGATGCGCGTATTCGGAGAGCCCCGCCTCGTACGTGCGGTTGAGCAGGCTGTACGGATTCTGGATGCTGACGATGCGCGGCAACCCGAGTTTTTCCGCCGCGCGCAGAAATTGCGCGACGCCCCACGGCGTTTCGTTCGACACACCCACGTGGCGCACCTTGCCTGCCTTCACGAATTCCGCGAGCACCGACAGCGTTTCCTCGATCGGCACCGTGTATTCGTCCTCCACCCACGGATACGCCGAACGGCCGAACGTCATCGTGCTGCGGTCCGGCCAGTGCAGCTGATACAGATCCACGTAATCGGTCTGAAGACGCTTGAGGCTATCGTTCAGCGCCTCGGTCAGATTCTGGCGGTCGAACTGGTTGCCCGCGCCGCGGATATGGCGCGGGTTATGCGGTTGACGCGCGGGGCCGGCGATCTTGGTGGCGAGCACGATCTTTTCGCGCAGGCCGGCATGCTTCGCGAGCCACGTGCCGATGAAGCGTTCCGTCGCGCCCTGGGTTTCCGCGCGCGGCGGGACCGGATACATTTCGGCGGTATCGATCAGATTGATGCCGTGATCGAGCGCGTAGTCGATCTGCGCGTGCGCGTCCTGTTCGGTGTTCTGCTCGCCCCATGTCATGGTGCCCAGACCGATCAGGCTGACCTGCACATCGGAGTCGCCGAGTCTGCGGTATTCCATCGAACTTGTCCTGTTAAGTTAGCGTGTGTGAACTGCGTGTGTGAACGGAAAGCGGCGACGTTACCACGCTCACGCATAGCGTGCAGTGAGGCTAGAATGCGGCGGGCGCATACCGTCATTCTCAGGCCGATTCTCTCCATGAACCCCGAACTCCTCGAACTGCTGGTCACGCGCGTGATGCCCTACGGGAAATATAAAGGCCGCGTGATTGCCGACCTGCCTGGCCACTATCTAAACTGGTTTGCGAGCCAGGGCTTCCCGCCTGGAGAGATAGGCCGCTTGCTCGCGTTGATGCAGGAGATCGATCACAACGGTCTGAAGCCTTTGCTCGAACCGTTGCGTAAGCGCTGATCTTTTGTATCTTCTGCGAGGCACGTGACGTTATCCCGTGGCGATGTCTGTGCGCATACCGATAGTCGCCGCGCCGCTTTGAAAGCGTCCTGCGACACGCCGCAAAGCTGCATGAAAGTCGTTGCGCAGGCAACGTGCAAGCTATGTAGGCGTGTACAAATTCATACAGACTTTTTCTTGCATGACGTGCGCGCGTGGACTTAAATCAGGCTAGTTGATCCACGCTGTTCCGCGAGTTTCCCCACCGTTTTTTCCCGTTGTTTTTCTAGTGTCGCGCTCCGCCGTTTTGCTTATCCGTTCGACGCACCGCCCTTCGTCACTACCGCATCATTGCCTGCCCGTTCATGTCTGACCTGAATCTCTCCGCGCTACTGGAATTTATTGGCCACGACCTCTCGCCCGTGCGTGCGGTCCTTGTGTTCTTCACGATCGGGTATCTGGTGGTCGGACTGCCTGTCCATTTCCGCCAGGGCGCGGCGTCGCGCGATATCTGGGGCACGGCGGCAGGCGTGACGATGGCCGCGATCTACGCGGCGTTCCTCATCGGCGTGTACCCCGCCCTGCATCATCCGGCTTTGATGCATTGACGACGGGACCGGTTGCGCGAGCGCGCGACCGGTGAATGGTGAATGGCGGGTGGTTGCGCTTAACCGGCGGACGGCGTCGGCGCGGAAAGATAGGCGAGCAGTTGAGCCACCGCATGATCGACGGATGTGCGATCGGTTTCGATCAGTACGTCCGGCGCGAGCGGCGTTTCGAAGGGATCGGAAATGCCGGTGAAGTGCGCAATCTCGCCACGCCTTGCACGCACGTAGAGTCCCTTCGGATCGCGCGCCTCGCACACCGCCAGCGGCGCATTCACGAACACCTCGACAAAGCCTTCACCGACGATGTCGCGTGCCGCTTGCCGATGCCGCTCTTCGGGCGAAATCACCGCGGCGATCGCGACGAAACCTTGCTGCATGAACAGTGCCGCGACGTGTGCGACGCGCCGCAGGTTTTCGGTGCGATCCTCGTGCGTGAAACCGAGGTCGGCATTCAAACCGCGCCGCAGCACATCGCCGTCGAGCACGATGGACGGTCGGCCCGCTTCCTTCAGGCGCCGGTGCAACGCGTTGGCGAGCGTCGATTTGCCCGCGCCGGATAAGCCCGTCATCCAGATCACCGCCCCGCGCGATCCGCTCATGCCGGACGCTCCGTACGAAGGGTGGCGGATGTGGTGGGCGTGCCGGCCGTATCGGCGACGACGTTCGCACCGTTAGCGATGTCGGGCGACGCGTTCGTTGCATCGACCAACGACGAAACGAACGATTCATCGGCGGCAACGAGCTGCGGACCCAGGCCGTCGATCAACGGTTGCAGCAGCGCCGCGCGCGGCTGCCAGCGTTGCAGCGAAGTCTTGTAGAGCGGCCGGCGCACCTGCACCGCGCTGGCGGTGCTCACCTGACGCGTGGTCCGGTGAAACGCCAGACAGCGCTCGTCCCACTCGAGCCCGCAGTGCGCGAGAATGCGGCGTACCTCGCCTTCGAAATCGCCGACCAGCTCCTCGTATTTGACTTCGATCATCACGCCCTCGGGCAGCACGCTTTGCCAGTGTTTCATCAACGTGTCGTAGGCACGGTAGTAACGGCCCAGTTCGCCGAGATCGTAGCCGAACGGGACGTCGTGAAAAATCCGCGAAAAAATCGACAGGCAGGTTTGCAACGGCGAACGGCTGCTATGGATGAAGCGCGCGTTCGGCAACGCCAGGTGAATCAACCCGACGTTGATGAAATTGAACGGGTACTTGTCGGTGAAATGCGTGTAGCGCGATGTCGGGTTTGGCAGCGCGTCTTGCACTTCGTCTTGCGCTTCTTTCCGCACGCCACTTGATGCCGATGCCGTAGCTTGACCGCCTGCGTCGTCCGGCATCGTACTCTGGATTTCCGGCAAAGCGCCATGGATACGCCGCAGATAATCCGCGCCCAATGCGCGTAGCGGCGCCGCGCCCACGTCGCGCAGCGCGTCGATGTCGATCTTCAATGGATCGGCGGGATCGCGCCGGATGCCATTCACCAGCGCCTCGCCGAATTCCGTGCGCTCGCCGGTGCCGAACACCTGCGGATGGCTCGCGAGAATCTGCTCGATCAAGGTCGACCCCGAACGCGGCATGCCGACGATAAAAATCGGCGCCGCCGACGCATCGCCCAGGCCGCCCTTCGCCGCGATCACCTCCGCGTTCAGCAAGCCGGGCAGATTGGAAAACAGACCGAAGGCTTCGGCTTCGTTGTAACGCACGCCAGGGCGATGCAGCGCGTTGGCCTTCAGCAGTTGATCGAAGGACTCGTCGTTGCGGCCCATGTCCGATAACGCCTGACCGTACGCGAAGTGGATTTCGGCCTGATCGGCGGGCTTCAATGCGGCGGCGTTGTCGACCAGTTGCTTCATCGCGGCGAACACGGGGTCGTCGGGACTCAGGCGTTTGGACTGAACGAAGTTGCGGTAATAGAGCGGCACCATCGGCGCGGCTTCGATCGCGTGCCGATACGCGTCGTGCGCTTCGTCGAAGCGGCCGAGCGCGTGCAGACAGTTGCCGAGATTGTTGTGCGAGCCATCGGCCTTCGGATTGAGGCGCACCGCGTCGCGATACGCGCCGGCTGCCGCGTCGAGACGGCGCATCTGCTCGAAACACCAGCCGAGACCGTGATGCAGATCGGCGTTGCCCGGATCGAACATCAGCGCGGCGCCGTACGCGATTTCCGCATCGTTGAAACGGTTCAGGACGGCGAGCGTCGCGGCGCGGCGCTCATGAATGACGGGATTGGCGGGTTCGAACGCGCGCGCGGTGTCGAAACATTGCAGCGCGTTGTCGAGTTCGCCGCGCGCCGCGCAGGCTTCGCCTTCGGCGAGCCAGTCGGACGCGGTAGCCGGCTGTGGATCGTGCTTCATTGACGGCTGTTCTTTTGCAGGCTTCGCATCGAGCGGTCCTGGCAGTGGGAGGATGCATGCATGGCGTCCGGACTTGGGGCAATCCACCGGCCGGACGTCAAGGTATTGTCTGACGGGAAAGTAACAGCCGCGCCATACAGTTACGTTGCAAAATTTTAACTAACTGTTACAGGGCGATGACGCCGTGATACGTCGGAAGATCGCGGCGACGCGCGATGGCTAGGGTGCGCCTTTCGCCACGGTGGATTGCGCTGCCTTACCAACGATGTCGATCGGTAATCTGCGGACACAAATGGCGCTGAACTCGTGCACGTGCGACGCTTCTCACAGCTATATGAGGAGACGATCGTGAGCAGGCTCATTGTGTCGATGGCGCTGTTGGCGGCGGTGGCGGGTTTAGGCGGTTGCGTGGTCGCGCCGCCGTACGACTACGCGTACGCCCAGCCGTATTACCCCGACTATGGCTACGGATACGGACCGCCGTATGGACCGGCGTACGGGTCGGTCGGTATCTGGGGCGGCTGGGGCGGATGCTGTTATTACCATGGCGGCAACGGATACTGGCATGGCCGCGGCGGCTGGCATGGGGGCGGCTGGCACGGCGGTGGTGGCGGCTGGCATGGGGGCGCCGGCGGCGGCGGGTATCACGGCGGCGGCAGCGCGTGGAGTGGAGGTGGTTCTGGAGGACGGGGGCGGTGAGGCTTTTTGCGGTTTCGCGTTCCCACGCGTGATTGCCGATTAGTGCGCACAGCATTTTGCGCTGCTGTCCAATTTCACATCGGGGCACACCTGTCGGTCGCCGGCGCATCCCGGCGAACTCGCGTCATGCGGTAAAATCGGCGTTTTGAATCAAGCCGTTGGCCGTCTTATGTCTGCTCCTCGAACTCCCAGTCCGCGTCGCGTCAGCGTTGCACCGATGATGGACTGGACCGATCGTCACTGTCGCTCGCTGCATCGCGTGATTTCGCGCCATACGTGGCTGTATACGGAAATGGTGACGACCGGCGCGCTATTGCATGGCGACGTGCCGCGTCATCTCGCGTTTACACCCGACGAAGCCCCGGTTGCCTTGCAACTCGGCGGCAGCGAGCCCGACGATCTCGCGCGCTCGGCCAAACTCGGCGAGCAATGGGGCTACGACGAAATCAATCTGAACTGCGGCTGCCCGTCCGAGCGCGTGCAACGCGGCGCATTCGGCGCGTGCCTGATGAACGAGCCGCGACTGGTCGCCGATTGCGTGAAGGCAATGCGCGATGTCGTCTCGGTACCGGTGACGGTCAAGCATCGGATCGGCGTTGATGCAGTCGAGGAATACGGCTTCGTGCGCGATTTCGTCGGCACGATCGCGGAGGCGGGTTGCGAGGTGTTTATCGTGCATGCGCGCAACGCGATTCTCAAAGGCTTGAGCCCGAAGGAAAACCGTGAAATTCCGCCGCTGAAGTACGACTACGCCTATCAGCTGAAGCGCGATTTCCCGCATCTGGAAATCATCATCAACGGTGGCATCAAAACGCTGGACGAAGTGGAGACGCATCTCCAGCACGTCGACGGTGTGATGCTCGGGC
The sequence above is a segment of the Paraburkholderia sp. D15 genome. Coding sequences within it:
- the dusA gene encoding tRNA dihydrouridine(20/20a) synthase DusA, whose product is MDWTDRHCRSLHRVISRHTWLYTEMVTTGALLHGDVPRHLAFTPDEAPVALQLGGSEPDDLARSAKLGEQWGYDEINLNCGCPSERVQRGAFGACLMNEPRLVADCVKAMRDVVSVPVTVKHRIGVDAVEEYGFVRDFVGTIAEAGCEVFIVHARNAILKGLSPKENREIPPLKYDYAYQLKRDFPHLEIIINGGIKTLDEVETHLQHVDGVMLGREAYHNPYVLADVDARFYGSTQTPLTREQVEAQLIDYCAAEMARGTYLGAITRHALGLYRGEAGARGWRRVLSDSKRLAARDLSIFDEARQHLREPVEIFE